The Chiloscyllium plagiosum isolate BGI_BamShark_2017 chromosome 40, ASM401019v2, whole genome shotgun sequence genome has a segment encoding these proteins:
- the mpi gene encoding mannose-6-phosphate isomerase isoform X2 yields the protein MGAHPKGDAIICDNRIPQKTLGEWIAKHPDCLGSKVKDIFQGQLPFLFKVLSVNISLSIQAHPTKELAVKLHTQFPDRYPDKNHKPEMAIALTPFEGLCGFRPVEEIIGFLKNVPEFRTVIGNEAAEVLENNTGDPRHVSDALKKCFTRMMNCEKKTFIDQLNMLVKRVLQEDDAGKDTTGSNGELLLRLHSQFPGDVGCFVIYFLNLVKLQPGEAMFLGANEPHAYLYGDCIECMACSDNTVRAGLTPKFIDVQTLCEMLNYTPAPAREKIFPSVRDPCDPCVSLYDPPVPDFTVIKIEVPSSVKRYKVASIDSASILLVIRGEATSTASPSEVNIRRGSVLFIAANEGVGLCIRSVDGMLLFRACCML from the exons ATGGGAGCGCATCCCAAAGGGGATGCCATTATCTGCGACAACAGAATTCCTCAGAAGACTCTTGGGGAATGGATTGCCAAGCATCCTGACTGTTTAGGGTCAAAGGTGAAAGATATTTTCCAAGGGCAGCTTCCCTTTCTGTTCAAGGTGCTTTCGGTCAACATTTCGTTATCTATTCAAGCTCATCCAACCAAA GAATTAGCAGTAAAACTGCACACTCAGTTTCCGGATCGCTATCCGGATAAAAATCACAAACCAGAAATGGCGATTGCACTGACTCCATTTGAAGGGCTGTGTGGATTTAGACCAGTGGAGGAAATTATTGGATTTCTGAAAA ACGTCCCGGAATTCCGTACAGTCATTGGCAACGAAGCTGCCGAAGTGCTTGAAAATAACACTGGTGACCCACGTCACGTATCTGATGCTTTGAAGAAATGCTTTACCCGAATGATGaactgtgaaaaaaaaacctttattgATCAGCTGAACATGTTGGTGAAGAGGGTGTTGCAAGAAG ATGATGCAGGAAAGGACACTACAGGAAGTAATGGTGAGCTCTTGCTACGGTTGCACTCCCAGTTTCCAGGGGATGTTGGGTGTTTTGTCATCTACTTTCTAAACCTAGTGAAACTGCAACCTGGAGAAGCCATGTTTCTGGGAGCCAATGAACCCCATGCTTACCTTTATGGAG aTTGTATAGAATGTATGGCATGTTCTGATAATACTGTGCGAGCTGGGCTCACTCCAAAATTCATTGATGTTCAGACCCTTTGTGAAATGCTCAATTACACACCTGCACCAGCAAGGGAGAAGATCTTTCCATCTGTTCGGGATCCTTGTGATCCATGTGTTTCTCTGTATGACCCTCCAGTGCCCGATTTCACAGTGATAAAAATAGAG GTTCCAAGTTCGGTGAAACGGTACAAGGTAGCCTCCATTGATTCTGCAAGTATCCTGCTGGTCATTCGGGGTGAAGCCACAAGCACAGCTAGCCCGTCTGAAGTCAACATTCGGCGAGGATCTGTGCTATTCATTGCAGCCAACGAGGGGGTTGGCTTGTGTATCCGTTCAGTGGATGGGATGCTGCTTTTCAGGGCATGCTGCATGCTGTAA
- the mpi gene encoding mannose-6-phosphate isomerase isoform X1: MAAVKVFPLKCVVQHYAWGKVGLESEVAKLTLSDDPSIAIEQEKPYAELWMGAHPKGDAIICDNRIPQKTLGEWIAKHPDCLGSKVKDIFQGQLPFLFKVLSVNISLSIQAHPTKELAVKLHTQFPDRYPDKNHKPEMAIALTPFEGLCGFRPVEEIIGFLKNVPEFRTVIGNEAAEVLENNTGDPRHVSDALKKCFTRMMNCEKKTFIDQLNMLVKRVLQEDDAGKDTTGSNGELLLRLHSQFPGDVGCFVIYFLNLVKLQPGEAMFLGANEPHAYLYGDCIECMACSDNTVRAGLTPKFIDVQTLCEMLNYTPAPAREKIFPSVRDPCDPCVSLYDPPVPDFTVIKIEVPSSVKRYKVASIDSASILLVIRGEATSTASPSEVNIRRGSVLFIAANEGVGLCIRSVDGMLLFRACCML; the protein is encoded by the exons ATGGCGGCGGTGAAGG TGTTCCCGCTGAAGTGTGTCGTGCAGCATTATGCCTGGGGGAAAGTTGGCCTGGAGAGTGAGGTAGCAAAACTCACTTTAAGTGATGATCCCTCTATAGCCATTGAGCAAGAGAAACCCTATGCTGAG TTATGGATGGGAGCGCATCCCAAAGGGGATGCCATTATCTGCGACAACAGAATTCCTCAGAAGACTCTTGGGGAATGGATTGCCAAGCATCCTGACTGTTTAGGGTCAAAGGTGAAAGATATTTTCCAAGGGCAGCTTCCCTTTCTGTTCAAGGTGCTTTCGGTCAACATTTCGTTATCTATTCAAGCTCATCCAACCAAA GAATTAGCAGTAAAACTGCACACTCAGTTTCCGGATCGCTATCCGGATAAAAATCACAAACCAGAAATGGCGATTGCACTGACTCCATTTGAAGGGCTGTGTGGATTTAGACCAGTGGAGGAAATTATTGGATTTCTGAAAA ACGTCCCGGAATTCCGTACAGTCATTGGCAACGAAGCTGCCGAAGTGCTTGAAAATAACACTGGTGACCCACGTCACGTATCTGATGCTTTGAAGAAATGCTTTACCCGAATGATGaactgtgaaaaaaaaacctttattgATCAGCTGAACATGTTGGTGAAGAGGGTGTTGCAAGAAG ATGATGCAGGAAAGGACACTACAGGAAGTAATGGTGAGCTCTTGCTACGGTTGCACTCCCAGTTTCCAGGGGATGTTGGGTGTTTTGTCATCTACTTTCTAAACCTAGTGAAACTGCAACCTGGAGAAGCCATGTTTCTGGGAGCCAATGAACCCCATGCTTACCTTTATGGAG aTTGTATAGAATGTATGGCATGTTCTGATAATACTGTGCGAGCTGGGCTCACTCCAAAATTCATTGATGTTCAGACCCTTTGTGAAATGCTCAATTACACACCTGCACCAGCAAGGGAGAAGATCTTTCCATCTGTTCGGGATCCTTGTGATCCATGTGTTTCTCTGTATGACCCTCCAGTGCCCGATTTCACAGTGATAAAAATAGAG GTTCCAAGTTCGGTGAAACGGTACAAGGTAGCCTCCATTGATTCTGCAAGTATCCTGCTGGTCATTCGGGGTGAAGCCACAAGCACAGCTAGCCCGTCTGAAGTCAACATTCGGCGAGGATCTGTGCTATTCATTGCAGCCAACGAGGGGGTTGGCTTGTGTATCCGTTCAGTGGATGGGATGCTGCTTTTCAGGGCATGCTGCATGCTGTAA